Proteins encoded within one genomic window of Esox lucius isolate fEsoLuc1 chromosome 12, fEsoLuc1.pri, whole genome shotgun sequence:
- the LOC105026312 gene encoding rho-related GTP-binding protein Rho6 translates to MKERRITQPLVARCKLVLVGDVQCGKTAMLQVLAKDSYPETYVPTVFENYTACLELEDQRVELSLWDTSGSPYYDNVRPLCYSDSDAVLLCFDISRPDSFDGALKKWKTEILDFCPSTRILLIGCKIDLRTDVCTLMELSNQKQTPITHDQGSSMAKQLGAEAYLECSAFTSEKSIHSVFRTAALACLNNVEASTKPSPARRLSKRLLFLPSRSDLISSTFGKDKAKGCSIM, encoded by the exons atgaaggaaagAAGAATTACCCAACCTCTGGTTGCAAGATGTAAACTGGTGTTGGTTGGAGATGTTCAATGCGGAAAAACGGCAATGTTGCAAGTCCTGGCCAAGGATTCCTATCCAGAG acatatgttCCAACAGTATTTGAGAACTACACAGCGTGTCTGGAGCTGGAGGATCAGCGTGTAGAACTCAGTCTCTGGGACACGTCCG GCTCTCCGTACTATGATAACGTCCGTCCCCTGTGCTACAGTGACTCCGACGCTGTGCTCCTTTGCTTCGACATCAGCCGCCCAGACTCATTTGATGGTGCGTTGAAAAAG TGGAAAACTGAGATCCTGGATTTCTGCCCCAGCACACGCATCCTTCTGATAGGCTGTAAAATAGACCTGCGCACAGATGTGTGCACCCTCATGGAGCTGTCCAATCAGAAGCAGACACCCATCACACATGACCAG GGCTCCTCTATGGCCAAGCAGCTGGGAGCCGAGGCCTACCTGGAGTGCTCAGCCTTCACCTCGGAGAAGAGCATCCACAGTGTGTTCCGCACGGCCGCCCTGGCCTGCCTCAACAACGTGGAGGCCTCCACTAAGCCCAGCCCCGCCCGACGCCTCTCCAAGAGACTCCTCTTCCTGCCCAGCCGCTCGGACCTCATCTCTTCCACCTTCGGCAAAGACAAGGCCAAGGGCTGCTCCATCATGTGA
- the ddx23 gene encoding probable ATP-dependent RNA helicase DDX23 isoform X2: MAGDTTDKKDAAETSGVKDRERKRSRSRERERKGSPSKDRKPRQRSRERNRSKSAERDRRLKDKDREKERDKDRERSRKDRERDKDSHRRDKDRSKKSSVSPKSKDRIKREKDLKKEEDEEDDKKKKVKVQPLSLEELLAKKKAEEEAEAKPKFLSKAEREAEALRRRELEMEERKKAIDEERKKRRVFQDIGRKMMEDPQERERRERRERMERENNGDQEDDGRQKIREEKDKGKELQAIKERYLGGTKKRRRTRHLNDRKFVFEWDASEDTSTDYNPLYKEKHQVQLYGRGFIAGIDLKQQKRDQSHFYGDLMETRRTMEEKEQEEVRLKKVRKKEAKQRWDDRHWSQKKLDEMADRDWRIFREDYSITTKGGKIPNPIRNWKEYDLPPHIVEVIDNCGYKDPTPIQRQAIPIGLQNRDIIGVAETGSGKTAAFLIPLLVWITTLPKDDRIEDSDQGPYAVILAPTRELAQQIEEETLKFGKPLGIRTVAVIGGISREDQGFRLRMGCEIVIATPGRLIDVLENRYLVLGRCTYVVLDEADRMIDMGFEPDVQKILEYIPVTNQKPDTDEAEDPEKMKMNFEMGKHKYRQTVMFTATMPAAVERLARTYLRRPAVVYIGSAGKPHERVEQKVILMGEGEKRKRLLEVLARGFEPPIIIFVNQKKGCDVLAKSLEKMGYNACTLHGGKGQEQREFALSNLKAGAKDILVATDVAGRGIDIHDVSMVLNYDMAKNIEDYIHRIGRTGRAGKSGVALTFLTKEDSAVFYDLKQAFLESPVSTCPPELSNHPDAQHKPGTILTKKRREETIFA, from the exons ATGGCTGGTGATACAACTGACAAGAAAGATGCAGCAGAGACCTCAGGAGTCAAAGACCGGGAGCGAAAACGCAGTCGCTCACGAGAACGTGAGCGCAAAGGCTCCCCATCCAAGGACAGGAAACCACGCCAACGCTCTCGTGAACGTAACAGATCTAAATCTGCCGAAAG AGATCGCCGTCTGAAGGACAAGGATAGAGAGAAGGAGCGTgacaaggacagagaaaggAGTCGCAAGGACAGAGAACGAGACAAGGATAGTCACCGCAGAGACAAAGATCGCAGCAAGAAATCCAG TGTTTCCCCGAAGTCCAAGGACAGGATAAAGAGGGAGAAGGATTTGAaaaaagaggaggatgaggaagatgaCAAAAAGAAGAAAGTCAAG gtcCAGCCACTCTCTCTAGAGGAACTTCTAGCCAAGAAAAAAGCAGAAGAGGAAGCTGAAGCGAAG CCCAAGTTTCTGTCCAAGGCTGAGCGTGAGGCGGAGGCCCTGAGGCGCAGGGAgctggagatggaggagagaaagaaagccaTTGATGAAGAGCGGAAGAAGAGGAGGGTGTTCCAGGATATAGGGAGGAAGATGATGG AGGACCCTCAAGAGAGGGAACGCCGGGAGCGCCGGGAGCGGATGGAGCGAGAAAACAACGGTGACCAGGAGGACGACGGAAGACAGAAGATCAGAGAGGAGAAGGATAAAGGCAAAGAGCTCCAGGCCATCAAG GAGCGTTACCTGGGTGGGACGAAGAAGCGCAGGCGGACACGCCACCTGAACGACAGGAAGTTTGTCTTTGAGTGGGATGCCTCTGAAGACACGTCTACTGACTACAACCCCCT GTACAAAGAAAAGCACCAGGTCCAGCTCTATGGCCGGGGTTTCATCGCTGGGATCGACCTGAAGCAACAGAAGAGAGATCAGTCCCATTTTTATGGCGACCTGATGGAGACCAGACGCACAATGGAGGAGAAGGAGCAAGAAGa GGTGCGTCTAAAGAAGGTGCGTAAGAAGGAGGCCAAACAGCGCTGGGATGACCGACACTGGTCTCAGAAGAAGCTAGACGAGATGGCTGACAGGGACTGGCGTATCTTCAGGGAGGACTACAGCATCACCACCAAAGGCGGCAAGATCCCCAACCCCATCAGGAACTGGAAGGAGTATGACCTGCCCCCACACATCGTGGAGGTCATCGACAACTGCGGCTACAAG GACCCAACTCCAATCCAGAGACAAGCCATCCCCATTGGCTTGCAGAACCGTGACATCATAGGCGTGGCTGAGACAGGTAGCGGTAAAACAGCGGCGTTCCTCATCCCCCTGCTGGTCTGGATCACCACGCTACCCAAGGACGACAG GATCGAGGACTCGGACCAGGGTCCGTATGCTGTGATCCTGGCCCCAACCCGTGAGCTGGCCCAGCAGATCGAGGAGGAGACGCTGAAGTTTGGGAAACCTCTGGGCATCCGCACTGTGGCTGTCATCGGAGGTATCTCCAGGGAGGACCAGGGCTTCCGCCTCCGAATGGGCTGTGAG ATAGTGATAGCCACCCCGGGTCGTCTGATTGACGTGTTGGAGAACCGGTACCTGGTCCTGGGCCGCTGTACCTACGTGGTACTGGACGAGGCTGACCGCATGATAGACATGGGCTTCGAGCCTGACGTCCAGAAGATCCTAGAGTACATCCCTGTGACCAATCAGAAGCCAGACACAGATGAAGCAGAGGacccagagaaaatgaagatgAACTTTGAAATGGGAAAGCACAAGTACAGACAG ACGGTCATGTTCACCGCGACCATGCCGGCAGCAGTGGAGAGGTTGGCCCGTACCTACCTGCGACGCCCGGCCGTGGTGTACATCGGCTCCGCTGGAAAACCCCACGAAAGAGTGGAACAGAAGGTCATCCtcatgggggagggagagaagag GAAGAGATTGCTGGAGGTTTTGGCCCGCGGGTTCGAGCCACCCATCATCATCTTTGTCAACCAAAAGAAGGGTTGCGACGTGCTGGCCAAGTCTCTGGAGAAGATGGGG TACAATGCTTGCACGTTGCATGGCGGCAAGGGCCAGGAGCAGAGAGAGTTCGCTCTGTCCAACCTGAAGGCCGGAGCCAAAGACATCCTGGTGGCCACCGACGTGGCTGGGAGAGGTATCGACATCCACGATGTGTCCATGGTGCTCAACTACGACATGGCCAAGAACATCGAGG ACTACATCCATCGCATTGGTCGTACGGGCCGTGCCGGGAAGAGTGGCGTGGCGCTGACCTTCCTCACCAAGGAGGACTCTGCTGTTTTCTACGACCTGAAGCAGGCCTTCCTGGAGAGCCCTGTGTCCACCTGCCCCCCAGAACTGTCCAACCACCCCGACGCCCAGCACAAGCCTGGGACCATCCTCACCAAGAAGCGACGCGAGGAGACCATCTTTGCCTGA
- the ddx23 gene encoding probable ATP-dependent RNA helicase DDX23 isoform X1, giving the protein MAGDTTDKKDAAETSGVKDRERKRSRSRERERKGSPSKDRKPRQRSRERNRSKSAERDRRLKDKDREKERDKDRERSRKDRERDKDSHRRDKDRSKKSRSVSPKSKDRIKREKDLKKEEDEEDDKKKKVKVQPLSLEELLAKKKAEEEAEAKPKFLSKAEREAEALRRRELEMEERKKAIDEERKKRRVFQDIGRKMMEDPQERERRERRERMERENNGDQEDDGRQKIREEKDKGKELQAIKERYLGGTKKRRRTRHLNDRKFVFEWDASEDTSTDYNPLYKEKHQVQLYGRGFIAGIDLKQQKRDQSHFYGDLMETRRTMEEKEQEEVRLKKVRKKEAKQRWDDRHWSQKKLDEMADRDWRIFREDYSITTKGGKIPNPIRNWKEYDLPPHIVEVIDNCGYKDPTPIQRQAIPIGLQNRDIIGVAETGSGKTAAFLIPLLVWITTLPKDDRIEDSDQGPYAVILAPTRELAQQIEEETLKFGKPLGIRTVAVIGGISREDQGFRLRMGCEIVIATPGRLIDVLENRYLVLGRCTYVVLDEADRMIDMGFEPDVQKILEYIPVTNQKPDTDEAEDPEKMKMNFEMGKHKYRQTVMFTATMPAAVERLARTYLRRPAVVYIGSAGKPHERVEQKVILMGEGEKRKRLLEVLARGFEPPIIIFVNQKKGCDVLAKSLEKMGYNACTLHGGKGQEQREFALSNLKAGAKDILVATDVAGRGIDIHDVSMVLNYDMAKNIEDYIHRIGRTGRAGKSGVALTFLTKEDSAVFYDLKQAFLESPVSTCPPELSNHPDAQHKPGTILTKKRREETIFA; this is encoded by the exons ATGGCTGGTGATACAACTGACAAGAAAGATGCAGCAGAGACCTCAGGAGTCAAAGACCGGGAGCGAAAACGCAGTCGCTCACGAGAACGTGAGCGCAAAGGCTCCCCATCCAAGGACAGGAAACCACGCCAACGCTCTCGTGAACGTAACAGATCTAAATCTGCCGAAAG AGATCGCCGTCTGAAGGACAAGGATAGAGAGAAGGAGCGTgacaaggacagagaaaggAGTCGCAAGGACAGAGAACGAGACAAGGATAGTCACCGCAGAGACAAAGATCGCAGCAAGAAATCCAG AAGTGTTTCCCCGAAGTCCAAGGACAGGATAAAGAGGGAGAAGGATTTGAaaaaagaggaggatgaggaagatgaCAAAAAGAAGAAAGTCAAG gtcCAGCCACTCTCTCTAGAGGAACTTCTAGCCAAGAAAAAAGCAGAAGAGGAAGCTGAAGCGAAG CCCAAGTTTCTGTCCAAGGCTGAGCGTGAGGCGGAGGCCCTGAGGCGCAGGGAgctggagatggaggagagaaagaaagccaTTGATGAAGAGCGGAAGAAGAGGAGGGTGTTCCAGGATATAGGGAGGAAGATGATGG AGGACCCTCAAGAGAGGGAACGCCGGGAGCGCCGGGAGCGGATGGAGCGAGAAAACAACGGTGACCAGGAGGACGACGGAAGACAGAAGATCAGAGAGGAGAAGGATAAAGGCAAAGAGCTCCAGGCCATCAAG GAGCGTTACCTGGGTGGGACGAAGAAGCGCAGGCGGACACGCCACCTGAACGACAGGAAGTTTGTCTTTGAGTGGGATGCCTCTGAAGACACGTCTACTGACTACAACCCCCT GTACAAAGAAAAGCACCAGGTCCAGCTCTATGGCCGGGGTTTCATCGCTGGGATCGACCTGAAGCAACAGAAGAGAGATCAGTCCCATTTTTATGGCGACCTGATGGAGACCAGACGCACAATGGAGGAGAAGGAGCAAGAAGa GGTGCGTCTAAAGAAGGTGCGTAAGAAGGAGGCCAAACAGCGCTGGGATGACCGACACTGGTCTCAGAAGAAGCTAGACGAGATGGCTGACAGGGACTGGCGTATCTTCAGGGAGGACTACAGCATCACCACCAAAGGCGGCAAGATCCCCAACCCCATCAGGAACTGGAAGGAGTATGACCTGCCCCCACACATCGTGGAGGTCATCGACAACTGCGGCTACAAG GACCCAACTCCAATCCAGAGACAAGCCATCCCCATTGGCTTGCAGAACCGTGACATCATAGGCGTGGCTGAGACAGGTAGCGGTAAAACAGCGGCGTTCCTCATCCCCCTGCTGGTCTGGATCACCACGCTACCCAAGGACGACAG GATCGAGGACTCGGACCAGGGTCCGTATGCTGTGATCCTGGCCCCAACCCGTGAGCTGGCCCAGCAGATCGAGGAGGAGACGCTGAAGTTTGGGAAACCTCTGGGCATCCGCACTGTGGCTGTCATCGGAGGTATCTCCAGGGAGGACCAGGGCTTCCGCCTCCGAATGGGCTGTGAG ATAGTGATAGCCACCCCGGGTCGTCTGATTGACGTGTTGGAGAACCGGTACCTGGTCCTGGGCCGCTGTACCTACGTGGTACTGGACGAGGCTGACCGCATGATAGACATGGGCTTCGAGCCTGACGTCCAGAAGATCCTAGAGTACATCCCTGTGACCAATCAGAAGCCAGACACAGATGAAGCAGAGGacccagagaaaatgaagatgAACTTTGAAATGGGAAAGCACAAGTACAGACAG ACGGTCATGTTCACCGCGACCATGCCGGCAGCAGTGGAGAGGTTGGCCCGTACCTACCTGCGACGCCCGGCCGTGGTGTACATCGGCTCCGCTGGAAAACCCCACGAAAGAGTGGAACAGAAGGTCATCCtcatgggggagggagagaagag GAAGAGATTGCTGGAGGTTTTGGCCCGCGGGTTCGAGCCACCCATCATCATCTTTGTCAACCAAAAGAAGGGTTGCGACGTGCTGGCCAAGTCTCTGGAGAAGATGGGG TACAATGCTTGCACGTTGCATGGCGGCAAGGGCCAGGAGCAGAGAGAGTTCGCTCTGTCCAACCTGAAGGCCGGAGCCAAAGACATCCTGGTGGCCACCGACGTGGCTGGGAGAGGTATCGACATCCACGATGTGTCCATGGTGCTCAACTACGACATGGCCAAGAACATCGAGG ACTACATCCATCGCATTGGTCGTACGGGCCGTGCCGGGAAGAGTGGCGTGGCGCTGACCTTCCTCACCAAGGAGGACTCTGCTGTTTTCTACGACCTGAAGCAGGCCTTCCTGGAGAGCCCTGTGTCCACCTGCCCCCCAGAACTGTCCAACCACCCCGACGCCCAGCACAAGCCTGGGACCATCCTCACCAAGAAGCGACGCGAGGAGACCATCTTTGCCTGA